TTCCGCAATAGCGGCCATTTTTCCAGAGTTGGCACCTTGCCCACCATCGCTTTCCGCCGAAGTTGGGTAGGGTGTATTCGAGTCGGATGGTTTGCTCAATCGGGGTTTTCTCGCCCGTCCAGCCATTTGTTATGGTGTAGGAGAGGGTCATAGAGGCTTGATGTGGATTAAGGTTTTTCAAGGTCACGCTGATCGAAGAGCCGCTTGTCCAGGTCAGAGTGCCTCCGTAAATTCCCAGTGTTTTGATCTGGTTCTTCCGCATAAGACGCGAAATATCCAGCCTCATGCAGTCTTCGACCAACAGCTTTTCCGCATCCCAAGGGCGCTCTTCACAACAAATGAGCCTTTGTAGTCGTAAATCGACCGCATCAGCGCGCCCACGTCCTCGGGATTCGTAAGGGCGGCCATGTGAGTTGTAGAGGGAGGTTTTAAAGCGCCTTTGAGATCGTGCGTCGGGTCGCGTTTTGCACGGCCTGTTGCGACCGCATAGCGGAAAGACCTGGCCGCTTACAATTTTCATTCTTCTGGCGGTATCGACCGCTCCACGGTCTTCCATGCGCCGCAAGACCGCCAGCACTTCGGGAGCTTCGATTTCAGCTATGGGACGATCACCAAGCCAGGGGAAAACATTTTTTTCCAGGCGGGTAATTATGGCGTGAGCGTGGCTTGCAGCCCACGAGTCTTTGAATTTTTCATGCCATTCGCGGGCCACGACTTCAAAGCTGTTTGCGCGTCCGTTTTCCCCTGCCGCTTTTTGAGCCTTTTTTACAGCGCCGGGGTTAACACCATTGGCGAGTAATTTCTTCGCGTCCTCGCGCCTCTGGCGAGCTTCTGCAAGGGATATTTGGGGGTATATGCCAAGGGCAAGCAATTTGCTCATACCCCCAAAACTGTATTTAAATCTCCATAGCTTCCCGCCAGTAGGAGTGACGAGCAAAAACAGCCCTCCCCCATCAAATAACTTTACGTCCTTTTCCTGGGGTTTGGCGTTTCGCACCTGCACGTCAGATAGCGCCGTA
This region of bacterium genomic DNA includes:
- a CDS encoding DUF4102 domain-containing protein, whose protein sequence is MPKRITALSDVQVRNAKPQEKDVKLFDGGGLFLLVTPTGGKLWRFKYSFGGMSKLLALGIYPQISLAEARQRREDAKKLLANGVNPGAVKKAQKAAGENGRANSFEVVAREWHEKFKDSWAASHAHAIITRLEKNVFPWLGDRPIAEIEAPEVLAVLRRMEDRGAVDTARRMKIVSGQVFPLCGRNRPCKTRPDARSQRRFKTSLYNSHGRPYESRGRGRADAVDLRLQRLICCEERPWDAEKLLVEDCMRLDISRLMRKNQIKTLGIYGGTLTWTSGSSISVTLKNLNPHQASMTLSYTITNGWTGEKTPIEQTIRLEYTLPNFGGKRWWARCQLWKNGRYCGRRVSKLYLPSGGHYFGCRTCYGLVYQSSRDSHKYDGLYGVIGANLGVTV